GTTGCGCGGCCTGCCGGTGGGCGTGCTCGGCGGCGGTATCGGCCGTGTCGGCGGCTGCGACGGCCCGGCGAAGCGCCTCGGCCTGATCCGGGACAGGGCTGGGGGCGATGCCGCCGATGTGCGGCTCGGGCAGGCGCAGCGTGGCGGCGAGCTGGTGTAGGTGTTGCCGCTGAGTTGCGAGCCGGTGGGTGATCTGGTCGAGGGCGGCCTGACCGCTACGGCTCGTCGCGGCCTGCTGCTCGGCTCGTGAGCGTTCGTCCTGTAGCAGGGCGGCGAGACGGCGCGCGTGGTCGGTGTAGGCGGCCCAGCCGCCGTCGCGCGGCATCGGGGTGACGGGGTTGGTCATGTGAGGTCGTCGATCTGGTCGAGGGTTCCGGGGCGGACGTAGGGGACGATGAGGGTGCGGCGGTTGTCGTTGCGGTCGATCAGCAGGGCCCGGTTGGGTCGGGACTGCCACTCGGAGGCGTAGTCGCCGAGCAGGGAGCCGATGTCGCTGCCGGGCAGGTTGAGCGCGACGAGGCAGGCGACCTCGCCGCCGCCGGTGGGGCCAAGGTCGTCGCTGAACCGGCTCAGCGTGCGCCACCAGCCGAGCAGGTGCACACCGTGGCCGGGCCCGTTGGCCAACACGGCCCGCAGGTCGTCGTGCCCGGAGCGGTAGGTGGTTGGGTCGCTGGTAGCGAGGAGGTTGGTCGCGGTGTCGGCGCCAAACACCACCAGGTACGTCGACTTCCCGCCGCCGGGCTCGGACTGCTGGGCGACGTCGACCAACTGCGTCCGGTACTGGGTGGAGGTGATCGTTTCGCAGGGGTGGCCGGCTGCGGTGATTGCCTCGACGGTGGCGTCGGCGGCCTCGTCGGCGGCGGCGACAAGCGGAGCGACGAGGAAGCGGGCGGTGCCGGGGATGTGCTGGCGGGCCAGGCTGACTGCGGCTGCGTACAGGACGTCGGCTCCGACGGGGGAGGTGCCGAGCACGGCCAGGTGGCTGCCCGGGGTGGCGTCGAGGGTGAACCCGGCGGTGGGCAGGCCGACGTCGACGGCGCGGCCTACCAGGGCCCGCCGTCGCCGTACGTCAGGTGTCAGGCGGGTGAAGGTGGGATCGGCGTCGGGGTGCTGCTCGGCGTAGCCGGCGAACACCGCCGGTGGCGCGTCGCCCGGCGGACGAGCGTTCCACAGCAGGTGCCGCTGCGCGGTCACTGACGCGCTATCGGCGTTCGGGAAGCGGATCACCCGGTTCGCTCCCGGTAAGCCGGCCGCCGTGTTGACGACGGCTGCGCCGATCGGAAGGTTGTCCGCGCCGTCGTTGAGCTGGTCGAGGATCCCGCCGCCACCGGCGAGCGCGACCCGCAGCGGGAACTGCCCGAAGATCGACTCGGTCTTGGCGAACAGCGCCTCCACCCCGGAGATCGTCTGCGAGGCCAGGACCAGGTGGATGCCGTACGAGCGGCCCTTACGCGCCAACTCCTCCAGCAGCGCCACCGCCTGCCGGGCCACCGCGTCGTTGCCTTCGAACAGCACATGGAACTCGTCGATCACCGCCACCAGCCGCGGCATCGCCACATCCGGCCGCCCGGCGCGCAGGTCGGCCAGCTTCGTTACCCCAGCCCGCTTCAGCTCCGTCGCCCGCCGGGTCATCTCCCGCGACAACGTGCGCAACACCGCCAGCCCGTACTCCCGGTCGGACTCGATGCCCACGGTACGGGCGTGCGGGATCCACGACGGGTCCACCGCCGTCGGGGTGAACTCCGCGAACGACACCCCCTCCTTGAAATCCAATAGATACAGGCCCAACTCGTCCGGGGAGTAGCGCGACGCCAGACCGTAGAGCACATCCAGCAGGAAGACGGTCTTGCCCGACCCGGTGCGCCCACCCACCAACCAGTGCGGCGTCGCATCATCCAGCGCCAGCACACACTCGGCGCGGCCTTCCCGACCCACCACGGTGCGCAGCCCGCCGGCCGACGACTCCTGCCAAATCTCGGTCGGCATCAACGCCGCGAAGTCCGTCGACGCCTGCACCCGCGCTGCTTTCGCCAACCTGCGACAGACCGTCTCGATCAGATCGTCCGATGGGCCTCCGTCCAACCGCATCGGCACCGCCAAGCCCACACCGTCGTCACTGAACCGGTACGGACCCGGCGGGTCCGAAACCCTGAACAATCCGCCGCCGGCTGCTGTCAGCTGCGTCGTCCGCTCCAATCGAGGTGCCGCCTCCAGCCCCGGATGCTGAGGCGGCGGATAGCCGGCCAACAGCAGGAACACACCTGCGGCCGGACCGGCGTGCGCGATCGCCGCCAACCGCGACCACTCGGTACGCCCCGCGCCCTGCGGCAGCGCCGCGACACACACCAGCAGCACCGATGGATCGGTCGCGCCGGCCTGAACCCGCTCGATCCGCTCCTCCGCCTCGGTCAGCACCTGCTCGAAACCCGAAGGGTCGATCGCGGGCCTCCGCCACGCCTCCGCCTCCACCATTGCGCGGAACGGGCCGAAAACCGCCCCGAGCGTCGCCCCGTCCACGGCCGCGACCCGAAGTGCGCCGTCCGGCAACGCCGCAAGCACTCGCAGCAGCATGCCGCGTAGCCATCGTGCTACAGACGGGTCGCGGCCGTCGCTGTCGACCGCCAGATGACCAGCACCCACGAACGGTACGACGACACCGAAGACGCTTCCGGGGACTGGTGACGCCTCACCCAGCCGAACAGCAAGCGGGCGACCTGCAGCCGCGTCTGCACCTGTCGGAAGGGCCGCGGCGGCAGCGTCCAACCGGCAACCGAGCCAGCCCGGCGTCAGTCCCTCGGCCATTCGCTGCATACCGGCAGCGAAACGCCGAGCAACTTCGCTGGCCTGCGCAGAGACGCCGTCCGGTCCGGCACCAGCGCGCAACCGCGCACGGGCGGCCTCGGCATGCGATACCGCTTCTCGATGCGCCGCCACCGCCCGACCGAAGGCCGACGCCACCGACTCCATGCCAACGTCTCCCCAGGACCGATGGACCGCGATCTCTGGCGCCGACCCTATCCAACGACACCACCCGCAGTCAGCCCCGTATTGCTCAGCGTGCTGAGCGATACTGGTGAGGTGGCCTCTGGCACGGTGAGGACACGCTTAAGCCATCGCACCACCGGCAGGGGTAGCCGGCCGCCGCCTGTCACCGCTGGGCGGCCTGCCCTCCCGGAGCCCACTCGTTCGCGAACGTCTCCATCTGGCGAATGACCAGGTCGACGGCCGCACGCTCGTGATCGGGCGGATAGTCGTAGCGAGCCAGCAGGCGGCGGATATGGCTGCGGAGCTTGGCACGTACCGGTTCACGGGAGAACCAGTCCACCGTGATCGACGACTGGATCGACTTGACCAGCTGCCGGGCGATCTCTGCCAGGGTGCCAACACCCATGAGCTCCGTAGCCGCCCCGTTCTGGGCAACGGCGTCGTAGAAGGCCAGTTCGGCGTGGTTTAGCGGAGGGTCGAACTGCTGGCCGCGCCGGGCGTCCGCGGACACCTGCTTGGCCAGCTCGACCAGCTCGACGATGAGCTGCGCGCTGGTCAGCTGCTGACGCATGTAGCGGTTCATCAGGTCTTCGAGCTGGGCCGAGAAGCGTTCCTGACGGACCACGTTGTGCTTGGTGACCTCACGCATCTTTCGCTCGATCAGCCGGCGCAGCGCCGCGGCGGCCAGGTGCGGGGTTTCCGAGTCCTGCAGGCGCTGCAACGCGACCCCGTTGAGTTCGGTGATGTCGAGCTTGCCGAGGCCCGCCTCCTCGTAGATGTCGGTGATGTCGGCGGCGTCGACGACCTCGGCGGCGAGCTGGGACAGGTAGCGTTCCACCTCGGCCGTGTTGGGTAGACCCTTGGCCTCTCGGTCGGCGGCCTCCTCCTTGACGATCCAGACCCGCACGTCGCGGAAGTAGTGGATGTCGCGGCGCATCCGCTGGATGTCACCGGCGCGTTCGGCGAAGTCGCGGCTGGTCGCGCAGAGCGTGTAGAAGCGTTCCAGCCGGCCCGCCGAGTCACGGAACCGCCGGTGCAGCGGCTTCGTGCCGGGTTCGACGTCGTTACCGGGGGTTCGCGGGTTGCGCAGGAAGTTGGCGGCCTTCTTCACCGCCCGGCGCCAGCGGGTCGGGTCCGTCTCGTCGTCCAGGATCTCCCGCCACTTGACCGGGGCCAGCATGGCATCGAGGACGGAGATCTCGTTGAACACCTCGCTGATCGCCCGCTCGATCTCCCGGCCGAGGGTCTGGTCCTCCTGATCGCTGGGCGTGTACTCGGTGAGCGCCTTGCGCAGGTTCTCGGTCAGCGGGGCGTAGCCGACCAGCAAGCCGTCCTGCTTCTCCCGGAACCGGCGGTTGACCCGAGCCAGCGCCTGCATCAGGTTGGCGCCCTTCATCGGCCGGTCCATGTAGATGGTGTGAATCGGCGGCGCGTCGTAGCCGGTGAGCAGCATCGAGTGCACGATGAGCAGCTCCAGCTCGTCGTCCGGGTCCTTGGCGCGGGCTTGGATAGTCTTTTGCTGCGACGGGCGCAGGTGGTGCGGGCGCAGCACCTCCTTGTCGCTGGGCACCCCATGAAAGACGATCTTCATCTTGCCCTTGTCGACGGCCGGGTCCGCCCAGTCGGGCCGAAGCTCCTTGAGGGCGTCGAAGACGCGGACACAGATCTCCCGCGTTGCGCAGACCAGCATCGCCTTGCCCGGCCCGCCGAGCTGCGGCCGCATCAGCTCCCGCCGCTTCTCCCAGTGCTCAACGAGGTCCTTCGCGAGGGTCTCGACCCGGTCGGGGGCTCCGTAGACGGTGTTCATGGTGGCCGCGTACGCCTCGGCCCTACGTCGCTCCGCGTCGTCCAGGCTGGCAGTGAGCTGCTCCACCTGTTCGTCGATGCTCTCCGGGTCGATGTCCGGCGGCAGCGACACCGGAATGATCCGCGGCTCGTGGTAGACCCGCACGGTCGCCTCGTCGTCGACGGCACGCTTGAGGTCGTACACGTCGATGTAGTCGCCGAAGACGGCGCGGGTGTTCACTTCGGCGGTGGCGATCGGGGTGCCGGTGAAGGCGATGAACGTGGCGTGCGGCAGCGCGTCGCGGAGGTGCCGGGCGTAGCCGTCCAGGCTGTCGTAGTGGCTGCGGTGCGCCTCGTCGACGATCACCAGGATGTTGCGGCGGTCGGACAGGAGCGGATGCGGCCTCCCGGCGTCGCGCTCTTCTTTCGTACGTCCGAACTTCTGCAGCGTGGTGAAGATGATGCCGCCGGCGTTGCGGTTCGACAGCTTGTCCCGCAGTTCGGCGCGGGTGTCGGCCTGCTCCGGCTCCTGGCCCAGCAGCGTCTGGCTGTCGAGGAACGTGTCGAAGAGCTGGTCGTCGAGGTCGGTGCGGTCGGTGAGCACCACGATGGTCGGGTTCTTCAGGGCGGGGTGGCGGACGGTCAACGCCGCCGTGCACACCATCTCCTCGGACTTACCCGAGCCCTGGGTGTGCCAGACGACGCCCGCCTTCCCGTCGCTCTGCGAGGCCCGCACGATGCACTCGACGGCCCGGACAACCGCGAAGTGTTGATGCGCCTTCGCGATCCGCTTCGCCTTCGACGTGAAGTTGACGAAGCCGCTGGTGAGCTCCAGGAAGCGCCGCTGGTTGAACAGCCCGTAGAGGGCGACGGTGAGCGCTTCCGGACCGTCGTAGTCCGACGCGGTGGTGTCGACGCGTTCCCCCTCGTCGTCGACGTTCCACGGCGCGAAGTGCTCGTAGGGGGTGAACGGGGTGCCGTATTTCGCGGTGATGCCGTCGGAGATCAGGCACAGGACGGCATGCCGGAAGGAGAGCGGGAACTCCGCGAGGTACGCCTGAAGCTGGGCGTGCGCGCCCGTCAGGGTGGCGTTCTCGTCGGCGGCGTTCTTGAGCTCGACGATCGCGACCGGGAGACCGTTGAGGTAGAGCACGATGTCGAGCCGGCGCCGGAAGTCGCCGTCGACGATCGTGACCTGGTTGATCGCCCGGTAGACGTTGCGGTCGGGCTCGTCTAGGTCGGCAACGCGCACGGTGGGGTTGTGCTCGGCGCCGAACGCGTCGGTGTAGGTGATCGAGCGAATGCCGTGGACCAGCCGCTCGTGCGCCGCCCGGTTCTCGGCGAACGCCTCCCTGGAGGCCACGTCGGTGGCGGCCCGCACCGCGTCGGCGACCGCCATGGGCGGCAGATCGGGGTTGAGTCGCTCGATCGCGGCCCGCAGGTCCTCGACGAGCACCAGATCGGCCCAAGACTGCCGCTGCCCCGACCCCGGCGCGAAATCCTTCCCGGCACCCGGCTCCCACCCGAGCTCACCGAGCTGATCCAGCGCGAGCGCCTCCCAGTCCGCCTCGCTCATCCACCCGCCCGCACCCATCACAACCCCTCCCCGTGAACCGTTGACATTCCTAAACCGCTGCTTCGACAACCTGCTCGGCGTCCCTGACCCGCAACCGCCCGGACATCAACTCCGGCAATAGGGTGTCTCGCAACTTGGTAA
The Micromonospora sp. R77 DNA segment above includes these coding regions:
- a CDS encoding FtsK/SpoIIIE domain-containing protein; this encodes MESVASAFGRAVAAHREAVSHAEAARARLRAGAGPDGVSAQASEVARRFAAGMQRMAEGLTPGWLGCRLDAAAAALPTGADAAAGRPLAVRLGEASPVPGSVFGVVVPFVGAGHLAVDSDGRDPSVARWLRGMLLRVLAALPDGALRVAAVDGATLGAVFGPFRAMVEAEAWRRPAIDPSGFEQVLTEAEERIERVQAGATDPSVLLVCVAALPQGAGRTEWSRLAAIAHAGPAAGVFLLLAGYPPPQHPGLEAAPRLERTTQLTAAGGGLFRVSDPPGPYRFSDDGVGLAVPMRLDGGPSDDLIETVCRRLAKAARVQASTDFAALMPTEIWQESSAGGLRTVVGREGRAECVLALDDATPHWLVGGRTGSGKTVFLLDVLYGLASRYSPDELGLYLLDFKEGVSFAEFTPTAVDPSWIPHARTVGIESDREYGLAVLRTLSREMTRRATELKRAGVTKLADLRAGRPDVAMPRLVAVIDEFHVLFEGNDAVARQAVALLEELARKGRSYGIHLVLASQTISGVEALFAKTESIFGQFPLRVALAGGGGILDQLNDGADNLPIGAAVVNTAAGLPGANRVIRFPNADSASVTAQRHLLWNARPPGDAPPAVFAGYAEQHPDADPTFTRLTPDVRRRRALVGRAVDVGLPTAGFTLDATPGSHLAVLGTSPVGADVLYAAAVSLARQHIPGTARFLVAPLVAAADEAADATVEAITAAGHPCETITSTQYRTQLVDVAQQSEPGGGKSTYLVVFGADTATNLLATSDPTTYRSGHDDLRAVLANGPGHGVHLLGWWRTLSRFSDDLGPTGGGEVACLVALNLPGSDIGSLLGDYASEWQSRPNRALLIDRNDNRRTLIVPYVRPGTLDQIDDLT
- a CDS encoding type I restriction endonuclease subunit R — translated: MGAGGWMSEADWEALALDQLGELGWEPGAGKDFAPGSGQRQSWADLVLVEDLRAAIERLNPDLPPMAVADAVRAATDVASREAFAENRAAHERLVHGIRSITYTDAFGAEHNPTVRVADLDEPDRNVYRAINQVTIVDGDFRRRLDIVLYLNGLPVAIVELKNAADENATLTGAHAQLQAYLAEFPLSFRHAVLCLISDGITAKYGTPFTPYEHFAPWNVDDEGERVDTTASDYDGPEALTVALYGLFNQRRFLELTSGFVNFTSKAKRIAKAHQHFAVVRAVECIVRASQSDGKAGVVWHTQGSGKSEEMVCTAALTVRHPALKNPTIVVLTDRTDLDDQLFDTFLDSQTLLGQEPEQADTRAELRDKLSNRNAGGIIFTTLQKFGRTKEERDAGRPHPLLSDRRNILVIVDEAHRSHYDSLDGYARHLRDALPHATFIAFTGTPIATAEVNTRAVFGDYIDVYDLKRAVDDEATVRVYHEPRIIPVSLPPDIDPESIDEQVEQLTASLDDAERRRAEAYAATMNTVYGAPDRVETLAKDLVEHWEKRRELMRPQLGGPGKAMLVCATREICVRVFDALKELRPDWADPAVDKGKMKIVFHGVPSDKEVLRPHHLRPSQQKTIQARAKDPDDELELLIVHSMLLTGYDAPPIHTIYMDRPMKGANLMQALARVNRRFREKQDGLLVGYAPLTENLRKALTEYTPSDQEDQTLGREIERAISEVFNEISVLDAMLAPVKWREILDDETDPTRWRRAVKKAANFLRNPRTPGNDVEPGTKPLHRRFRDSAGRLERFYTLCATSRDFAERAGDIQRMRRDIHYFRDVRVWIVKEEAADREAKGLPNTAEVERYLSQLAAEVVDAADITDIYEEAGLGKLDITELNGVALQRLQDSETPHLAAAALRRLIERKMREVTKHNVVRQERFSAQLEDLMNRYMRQQLTSAQLIVELVELAKQVSADARRGQQFDPPLNHAELAFYDAVAQNGAATELMGVGTLAEIARQLVKSIQSSITVDWFSREPVRAKLRSHIRRLLARYDYPPDHERAAVDLVIRQMETFANEWAPGGQAAQR